In Turicibacter sanguinis, a genomic segment contains:
- a CDS encoding carbohydrate ABC transporter substrate-binding protein, giving the protein MKKKLLGALSASLMMSLLLVGCSGSNDATTTKPEGETSEQTPTQEETTSTDEKQEVLKVAVFEGGYGKAFWEEVAKRFEADYPDVTVELTASPKIGDVIRPQLAAGNAPDFIYFASTNESGVAQALIKDKKLADLSDVFSQPAPGESTPIKDKMLPGFLDNKLTAPYGDGTVYLAPLYYNVTGLWYNSALFAEKGWEAPNTWDEFFALGDAAALEGLSLFTYQGMYPGYNESIVWPAIAGAAGTEAVENIFSYADGAWEDENVVKALEIFQQIAEGDYLLKGTVAMNHTQAQTEHLKGSALFLPNGNWYEDEMKDAIQEGWEWGFMTYPVFNEGDTRYVATGIEEMYIPSDAANVELAKEFMRYLYKDEIVALNAELNHAVVPIEGAVEMAKEYVPASNYSSFKIFDESDVLPIMVGFEVATNTEINMKNEVFQPISSIMNKELTASDWAANLEVASDKVRESQE; this is encoded by the coding sequence ATGAAGAAAAAGCTATTGGGTGCATTATCTGCTAGTTTGATGATGTCATTATTGTTAGTCGGATGTTCAGGATCAAACGATGCAACGACGACAAAACCTGAGGGAGAAACATCAGAGCAAACACCAACACAAGAGGAAACAACATCAACAGATGAGAAGCAAGAAGTTTTAAAAGTCGCAGTATTTGAAGGGGGCTATGGTAAAGCGTTTTGGGAAGAAGTTGCCAAACGTTTTGAAGCCGATTATCCAGATGTAACCGTTGAGTTAACTGCAAGTCCAAAAATCGGAGATGTGATTCGTCCTCAATTAGCGGCTGGAAATGCTCCAGATTTCATTTATTTTGCCTCAACAAATGAATCAGGTGTTGCACAAGCGTTAATTAAAGACAAAAAGTTAGCAGATTTAAGTGACGTATTTTCACAACCAGCACCTGGGGAATCAACACCAATTAAAGATAAAATGTTACCAGGATTCTTAGATAATAAATTAACAGCCCCTTATGGAGATGGAACCGTTTATTTAGCTCCCCTTTATTACAATGTAACAGGCCTTTGGTATAACAGTGCATTATTTGCAGAAAAAGGATGGGAAGCTCCAAATACTTGGGATGAGTTCTTTGCTTTAGGAGATGCTGCTGCATTAGAAGGATTAAGCTTATTTACATACCAAGGGATGTATCCAGGATATAATGAATCCATTGTATGGCCAGCCATTGCGGGAGCAGCAGGCACAGAAGCAGTTGAGAATATTTTCTCTTATGCTGATGGAGCATGGGAAGATGAAAATGTCGTAAAAGCTCTAGAAATTTTCCAACAAATTGCTGAAGGTGATTATTTATTAAAAGGGACGGTTGCCATGAATCATACCCAAGCACAAACCGAACATTTAAAAGGTAGTGCTCTATTCTTGCCAAATGGTAACTGGTATGAAGATGAAATGAAAGATGCCATTCAAGAAGGTTGGGAATGGGGATTCATGACATATCCAGTGTTTAATGAAGGAGATACTCGCTATGTTGCGACCGGGATTGAAGAAATGTATATTCCATCTGATGCTGCTAATGTTGAATTAGCAAAAGAGTTCATGCGTTATTTATATAAAGATGAAATTGTTGCATTAAATGCCGAGTTGAATCATGCAGTTGTTCCAATTGAAGGTGCAGTGGAAATGGCTAAAGAATATGTTCCAGCATCTAACTATAGTAGTTTTAAAATTTTTGATGAATCAGATGTGTTGCCAATTATGGTTGGATTTGAAGTGGCGACTAATACTGAAATTAATATGAAAAATGAAGTGTTCCAACCGATTAGTTCAATTATGAATAAAGAGTTAACAGCATCTGATTGGGCTGCTAATCTAGAGGTTGCTTCAGATAAAGTACGCGAAAGCCAAGAATAA
- a CDS encoding sensor histidine kinase translates to MKKLEWGRQYYIVREKLELLFRKFSIYKRLITVMLLVSIAPIVMIGSISIHIIYGSIRSNYVNHIESTNEILADNLSLFIQDVESFGTQLLFSSTIRQGLQKSEGMTLNEQVQFIREVEQIISQNYSLLTLAADISILNVNKDFLYAQGYRYVNTDFMINCIEELEESGKSSLKKSFYSRDGRYIGIILKITNGNPHTPMGYLFIAIDEIRMQNILEKGMISGVGGLMLLDLEGDVVTSIGQPTHFDLDEFLKQCYLKGDYKGTKMFTYNLVSYKYVSYNDWYLISSTPNTYILSEVLKVVKSLLIGIIVLIVIVTLISFLLWQSIIRPLNRLIMTMKSINTIELTDPQREDGNDEMTYLYKEFNIMIQFIKDLISDMNETNESQRRLELKMLQAQINPHFLFNTLNSIKWMAEMSNVKTISNTIGALSRLLQATISDTNELIPISQELQNVEDYMTIQRNRYGDTFHFTVDIEVDCLDYKITRFILQPIVENSLLHGLNEEEDLKITIKVRDMLNWIYLYVEDNGAGFDVEKVLEKKSKEKLDGKLSSIGMINVIERINLCYQSEGDIKILSRLNEGTTVVIKIPKQL, encoded by the coding sequence ATGAAAAAGTTAGAATGGGGAAGGCAATATTATATTGTCAGAGAGAAACTTGAACTTTTGTTTCGAAAGTTTAGTATTTATAAGCGGTTGATAACAGTTATGTTATTAGTCTCAATTGCGCCGATTGTGATGATTGGCAGTATTTCAATCCATATCATTTATGGATCGATTCGTTCTAATTATGTGAATCATATTGAGAGTACGAATGAGATTTTAGCAGATAATTTATCCTTATTTATTCAAGATGTTGAAAGTTTTGGAACGCAACTTTTGTTTTCATCCACGATTCGCCAAGGGCTTCAAAAATCAGAGGGGATGACTCTTAATGAGCAAGTTCAATTTATACGTGAAGTCGAACAAATCATCTCACAAAATTATTCTTTGTTGACGTTAGCGGCGGATATTTCAATTTTGAATGTAAATAAGGATTTTTTATATGCTCAAGGTTATCGATATGTTAATACGGATTTCATGATTAACTGTATCGAAGAACTTGAAGAGAGTGGAAAATCATCTCTGAAGAAAAGTTTTTATAGTCGAGATGGACGATATATCGGTATTATTTTGAAGATAACCAATGGCAATCCGCATACACCGATGGGATATTTATTCATTGCGATTGATGAGATAAGGATGCAAAATATTTTAGAAAAAGGGATGATTAGTGGTGTAGGTGGTTTGATGTTGCTTGATTTAGAGGGGGATGTGGTAACCTCGATTGGGCAACCCACTCATTTTGATTTAGATGAGTTTTTGAAGCAATGCTATTTGAAGGGGGATTATAAGGGAACTAAGATGTTTACTTATAACCTCGTGAGTTACAAGTATGTCAGTTATAATGATTGGTATTTGATTTCAAGTACACCAAATACGTATATTTTAAGTGAAGTTTTAAAAGTGGTAAAGTCACTTTTAATTGGCATTATAGTTTTGATTGTCATCGTAACTTTGATTTCGTTTTTGCTGTGGCAAAGTATTATTAGACCGTTGAATCGATTGATTATGACGATGAAAAGTATAAATACGATCGAACTGACAGACCCTCAACGTGAGGATGGAAATGACGAGATGACGTATTTGTACAAAGAGTTTAATATTATGATTCAATTTATTAAAGATTTGATTTCAGATATGAATGAGACGAATGAAAGTCAAAGGCGACTTGAACTTAAAATGTTACAGGCTCAGATTAACCCACACTTTTTATTTAATACGTTAAATTCAATAAAGTGGATGGCAGAAATGTCGAATGTTAAGACCATTAGCAATACGATTGGGGCTTTAAGTCGATTGTTGCAGGCAACGATTAGTGATACCAATGAATTGATTCCAATTAGTCAAGAACTTCAAAATGTAGAGGATTATATGACGATTCAAAGAAATCGTTATGGAGATACGTTTCATTTTACGGTGGATATTGAAGTAGATTGTTTAGATTATAAAATTACACGTTTTATCTTGCAGCCCATCGTTGAAAATAGTTTATTGCATGGTTTGAATGAGGAAGAGGATTTAAAAATTACGATTAAGGTGCGAGATATGCTCAATTGGATTTATTTATATGTTGAAGATAATGGAGCAGGATTTGATGTAGAAAAGGTGTTAGAGAAGAAGTCGAAGGAGAAGTTAGACGGAAAATTATCTTCAATTGGAATGATTAATGTCATTGAACGAATTAATCTTTGTTATCAATCAGAGGGAGATATTAAGATTTTAAGTCGTTTAAATGAAGGCACGACAGTAGTTATTAAAATACCTAAGCAGTTATAA
- a CDS encoding DUF2812 domain-containing protein, protein MLNPFEPQEDWLNKMAEEGWKLVKTSRWGYKFEACQRGAVC, encoded by the coding sequence TTGTTGAATCCGTTTGAACCACAAGAAGATTGGTTGAATAAAATGGCAGAAGAAGGATGGAAATTAGTTAAGACGAGTCGTTGGGGTTATAAATTTGAAGCCTGTCAACGAGGAGCTGTCTGTTAG
- a CDS encoding tagatose bisphosphate family class II aldolase — protein sequence MLINTKEMLIEAQRHGYAIPAFNIHNLETIQTVVETANRLHSPVILAATPGTVKYAGGENLIAITEAMAKKVNVPITFHLDHHENVEDIKALIELGCRSVMIDASKHPFEENIEIVRDVVNFAKKYGATVEAELGKLGGREDDLVVEDADAFLTDPKEAQIFVRETGIDSLAVAIGTAHGMYKSTPKLDFKRLAQIRQVIDIPLVLHGASGVPTEMVQEAINLGICKVNVATELKNIFSESLKIYFNEHPDATDPRYYFLPAKEKMGELVATKIAMCGSNLEEVTKNVG from the coding sequence ATGTTAATAAATACGAAAGAAATGTTAATCGAGGCACAACGCCATGGTTATGCCATTCCAGCCTTTAATATCCATAATTTAGAGACCATCCAAACAGTTGTTGAAACAGCGAATCGTTTGCATTCACCGGTTATTTTAGCGGCAACTCCTGGAACAGTGAAATATGCAGGAGGCGAAAATTTAATCGCGATTACAGAAGCGATGGCGAAGAAAGTCAATGTGCCAATTACGTTTCATTTAGATCATCATGAGAATGTGGAGGATATTAAAGCGTTAATTGAACTTGGGTGTCGTTCAGTTATGATTGATGCCTCAAAGCATCCGTTTGAAGAAAATATTGAGATTGTACGTGATGTTGTTAATTTTGCTAAAAAATATGGAGCCACAGTTGAAGCAGAGCTTGGAAAGCTTGGAGGACGTGAAGATGATTTAGTGGTAGAGGACGCAGATGCGTTCTTAACTGATCCTAAAGAAGCACAGATTTTTGTTCGTGAAACAGGGATTGACTCGTTAGCAGTTGCGATTGGAACGGCTCATGGAATGTATAAAAGCACACCTAAACTAGATTTTAAACGATTAGCACAAATTCGTCAGGTCATTGATATTCCACTTGTGTTACATGGGGCATCAGGTGTTCCAACAGAGATGGTTCAAGAGGCGATTAATTTAGGAATTTGTAAAGTGAATGTCGCAACAGAGCTTAAAAATATTTTCAGTGAAAGTTTAAAGATTTATTTTAATGAGCATCCCGATGCGACGGACCCACGCTATTATTTCTTACCTGCCAAAGAAAAAATGGGTGAGTTAGTGGCGACAAAAATCGCCATGTGTGGTTCAAATTTAGAAGAGGTTACTAAAAATGTAGGTTAA
- a CDS encoding SIS domain-containing protein, which produces MEEKILGYEQSNLEAWNGIYTAKEIHQQPDVWLKVLHQISTHKEVIQSFLDQVLEHEDLEIILTGAGTSAFAGEVVEPYLHQLTKKSVRAIATTDIVANPFGYLSPEKPTLLISYARSGNSPESVATVQLAKQLVRNLYQIVITCNKEGKLAQFASEDEGSLLLLMPDETNDMSFAMTSSCTSMILTNIAIFNLKTLHNLQTDLFNVRENLLDLFNNTDLFNEILTYDYDRLIFLGSGPLKGIAREMALKTLELTAGIVNANYDTPLGFRHGPKSVINDKTLIVVLKNNQTYPKYYDEDLIRELLSERKENKVLVLCNDHVADDSVYFGRAIKNNVILGMQYLAFGQILALKKSLSLGITPDNPCPTGEVNRVVKGVTIYQFKEEKGC; this is translated from the coding sequence ATGGAAGAAAAAATTTTAGGGTATGAACAGTCGAATCTAGAAGCGTGGAATGGAATTTATACGGCGAAAGAAATTCATCAGCAGCCTGATGTGTGGTTAAAAGTCTTACACCAAATTTCAACTCATAAAGAGGTCATTCAAAGTTTCTTAGATCAGGTGTTAGAGCATGAGGATTTAGAGATTATTTTAACAGGAGCAGGAACATCAGCTTTTGCTGGTGAGGTCGTAGAGCCCTATTTACATCAGTTAACTAAAAAGTCTGTTCGTGCGATTGCAACAACAGATATTGTGGCAAATCCATTTGGCTATTTGTCGCCTGAAAAACCAACGTTATTAATTTCTTATGCTCGTTCTGGAAATAGTCCTGAGAGTGTAGCAACCGTTCAGTTAGCCAAACAATTAGTGCGCAACTTGTATCAAATTGTCATTACCTGTAATAAAGAGGGAAAATTAGCTCAGTTTGCAAGCGAGGATGAGGGCTCATTATTATTGTTAATGCCTGATGAGACAAATGATATGAGTTTTGCAATGACAAGTAGTTGCACGTCAATGATTTTAACGAATATTGCGATTTTTAATTTGAAGACATTACATAATTTACAAACTGATTTATTTAATGTGAGAGAAAATTTACTTGATTTATTTAATAATACGGACTTATTTAATGAGATTTTAACATATGACTATGATCGTTTAATTTTCTTAGGATCAGGACCACTTAAAGGTATTGCACGTGAGATGGCATTAAAGACACTTGAGTTAACAGCTGGAATTGTCAATGCAAATTACGATACACCACTAGGATTTAGACATGGACCTAAATCAGTCATTAATGATAAAACGTTGATAGTAGTGCTTAAAAATAATCAAACTTATCCAAAATACTATGATGAAGATTTAATCCGCGAGTTGTTATCAGAACGTAAGGAAAATAAAGTGTTGGTGTTATGTAATGATCACGTGGCTGATGATTCTGTTTATTTCGGACGTGCGATTAAAAATAATGTGATTTTAGGAATGCAGTATTTAGCATTTGGACAAATTTTGGCTCTTAAGAAGTCGTTAAGTTTAGGGATTACGCCTGATAATCCTTGTCCGACGGGAGAGGTTAATCGCGTGGTAAAAGGAGTTACGATTTATCAATTTAAGGAGGAAAAAGGATGTTAA
- a CDS encoding response regulator transcription factor, which translates to MLNILIVDDEQIVRIYLQSVINWQEEGCKVVGVCKNGAEALAFLKNNQVDVVLTDLKMPKMNGIELMAEMKARNMETKVIVLSNHSDYDLVRQAMKLGAMDYFIKINLRTEDLINLIKQIKVELNEKQLKKRKLEEDEKNEVHHFKIGRKSFLTTVLKGDIYYSEDELDRYVKMYHLFEPQLSLYRLRVKENDKIEDDQFPYIDAIIREQFRGFDFDVVHINHEKVLIILYEREVLEDLIITDRWIKVVRSVRNYLNTDLQASKRVVIDSRVKLAACTKLFQDQVRPDQQISLISDEELAHYRPEVQLVLAYIHEHYVERITLQELADYACLNEAYLSRIFKIETHKTLNNYLNELRISKAKQLLKKRDIKVKEVAQLVGIKDQLYFNRVFKKFCGENPTEYQERVKKVHF; encoded by the coding sequence ATGTTAAATATTTTAATTGTTGATGATGAACAAATTGTAAGGATTTATTTACAAAGTGTAATAAATTGGCAAGAAGAAGGATGTAAGGTGGTTGGGGTTTGCAAAAATGGAGCAGAGGCACTTGCATTCTTAAAAAACAATCAGGTTGACGTTGTCTTAACAGACTTAAAAATGCCAAAAATGAACGGCATAGAATTAATGGCAGAAATGAAGGCAAGAAATATGGAAACTAAGGTGATTGTATTGAGCAATCATAGCGATTATGATTTGGTCCGTCAGGCGATGAAATTAGGGGCAATGGATTATTTTATTAAGATTAATTTACGAACAGAGGATTTAATTAACTTAATTAAACAGATTAAAGTTGAATTGAATGAGAAGCAGTTAAAAAAACGTAAATTAGAAGAAGATGAAAAAAATGAGGTTCATCATTTTAAAATAGGGAGAAAAAGTTTTTTAACAACCGTTTTAAAAGGGGACATTTATTATAGTGAGGATGAACTTGATCGGTATGTGAAGATGTATCATTTATTTGAACCGCAACTGAGTTTATATCGCTTAAGAGTGAAAGAAAATGACAAGATTGAAGATGATCAATTTCCGTATATTGATGCCATTATTAGGGAGCAATTTAGGGGATTTGATTTTGATGTGGTCCATATTAATCATGAGAAAGTACTTATTATTTTATATGAGCGAGAAGTGTTAGAAGATCTGATTATAACCGATCGTTGGATTAAGGTTGTGAGAAGTGTTCGTAATTATTTAAATACCGATTTACAAGCTTCAAAACGAGTCGTGATTGATTCGAGAGTTAAGTTGGCTGCTTGTACGAAGCTATTTCAAGATCAAGTAAGACCGGATCAACAGATTTCCCTTATTTCTGATGAGGAGTTGGCCCATTATCGACCTGAGGTCCAATTGGTCCTTGCGTATATTCATGAACATTATGTCGAACGAATTACACTTCAGGAACTAGCAGATTATGCGTGTTTGAATGAGGCCTATTTGAGTCGTATTTTTAAGATTGAAACACATAAAACGCTGAATAATTATTTGAATGAACTAAGAATTTCTAAGGCAAAGCAGTTACTAAAAAAACGTGACATAAAAGTGAAAGAAGTTGCGCAGTTAGTTGGAATTAAGGATCAACTTTATTTTAATCGTGTGTTTAAGAAGTTTTGTGGAGAAAATCCCACCGAGTATCAAGAACGGGTCAAAAAAGTCCATTTCTAA